One part of the Solea solea chromosome 16, fSolSol10.1, whole genome shotgun sequence genome encodes these proteins:
- the LOC131475638 gene encoding galectin-3-binding protein A-like has protein sequence MPSRRNMCLLWLLLLLHVCEGAFRVDLFKNTAQPQEGDVRLVGSKSPAVGRVEVYHDSKWGTVCDDGWDMAEAQVVCRQLHFPGAKSFDIGQDYGQVTGPIWLDDIQCNGNEKHLFNCGFKGWGVTDCTHKEDVGVTCETEDMSLGDARHLLDHTFSLSDDLGKTFDDQRGCDFLIIVKSASGNKMQNGTLEMLETQIGAHKMMLSPFPLFNATEDIYSITVDVSLSCRPYFSSFIRYLYTRKISVTLSSVQCIHWMASKFEVKQLVEDSTRLFTQVLPEDPLFHTQLSLYKYAEETGDLVLREKCIQYLAWNFVNLTTSPAWEDISAELFGVILSRSDVVVPGEFFLLQRVESWITERGDAISLKSQVDLLNRIRFPMIAVEKLYALEVNSSLYSTHQKLYHDNMLKAFQFNVLLLSNLMSNPKFDNTDEDYQPRLYTDPWSIAVTSNHQTRTFSTPIHNSLIFQGKKAGWGLGIFTSQYQCSNQGLRCKSLPMVRMIPQSDYSRYKVIFHNRLLLMCQGKYICEVQGFKDNVGYISENSTVGLSYPCPDNKYTYRFVVRPEYIVA, from the exons ATGCCGTCTCGTCGAAATATGTGCCTGCTGTGGCTTCTCCTACTTCTCCATGTCTGTGAAGGGGCATTCAGAGTTGACCTGTTCA aaaacacagcccAGCCACAGGAGGGTGACGTGAGGCTGGTTGGTTCCAAAAGTCCTGCGGTGGGCCGTGTGGAGGTCTACCATGACAGCAAATGGGGGACAGTGTGCGACGATGGCTGGGACATGGCTGAGGCCCAGGTGGTGTGTCGGCAGCTCCACTTCCCTGGAGCAAAGTCTTTTGACATCGGCCAGGACTATGGACAAG TCACTGGCCCCATTTGGCTGGATGATATTCAGTGTAATGGCAACGAGAAACATCTGTTCAATTGTGGGTTCAAAGGCTGGGGAGTAACCGACTGCACCCATAAAGAGGATGTTGGCGTTACTTGTGAAACCGAGG acatgagTTTGGGAGATGCTAGACACTTGCTGGACCACACTTTCAGTCTCTCCGACGACCTTGGTAAAACATTTGACGACCAACGTGGCTGCGACTTTCTGATCATAGTCAAGAGTGCCTCTGGAAACAAAATGCAGAATGGGACTCTGGAGATGTTGGAAACGCAGATCGGCGCCCACAAAATGATGCTCTCACCGTTCCCACTCTTTAATGCTACTGAGGACATTTATAGCATCACTGTGGATGTCAGCCTCTCCTGCCGACCATATTTCTCCTCCTTTATTAG GTACCTTTACACACGCAAGATAAGCGTGACCTTGTCCTCTGTGCAGTGCATCCACTGGATGGCTTCTAAGTTCGAGGTGAAGCAGCTGGTAGAGGACTCAACCAGGCTCTTCACTCAAGTCCTCCCAGAGGACCCTTTGTTTCACACTCAGCTATCCCTTTACAAATATGCAGAGGAGACTGGGGACTTGGTTCTCCGGGAGAAATGCATCCAGTACCTGGCCTGGAACTTCGTGAACCTGACCACATCTCCAGCATGGGAAGACATTTCCGCGGAGCTCTTTGGAGTCATTCTCTCCCGCTCAGACGTGGTGGTGCCCGGCgagttttttttgctccaacGTGTAGAGAGCTGGATCACAGAGAGGGGCGACGCCATCAGTTTGAAAAGCCAGGTTGACCTCCTGAACCGCATCCGTTTCCCCATGATCGCCGTGGAGAAACTGTATGCACTTGAGGTCAACTCCTCCCTTTACAGCACTCATCAAAAACTATATCATGACAACATGTTGAAAGCATTCCAGTTTAATGTTCTGCTCTTGAGCAACCTTATGTCCAACCCAAAGTTTGACAACACTGATGAGGATTACCAGCCAAGGCTCTACACAGATCCATGGAGCATTGCTGTTACCTCTAATCATCAAACCAGAACATTCAGCACACCTATCCACAACAGCCTGATCTTTCAGGGTAAAAAGGCTGGCTGGGGGTTAGGCATCTTCACGAGTCAGTATCAATGTTCAAACCAAGGGCTGCGCTGCAAGTCCCTCCCCATGGTGAGGATGATACCCCAGAGCGACTACAGTAGGTACAAAGTTATCTTTCACAATCGTCTTCTGCTGATGTGCCAAGGCAAGTACATCTGTGAGGTCCAGGGTTTCAAGGACAACGTGGGCTATATCAGTGAAAATTCGACCGTTGGTCTTTCCTATCCCTGTCCTGACAACAAGTACACCTACCGCTTTGTAGTGAGACCAGAGTATATCGTAGCCTGA
- the cant1a gene encoding soluble calcium-activated nucleotidase 1 isoform X1, whose protein sequence is MTVVERSGRKRRRGHTRPPSLMPATPGSPRQEHEPMNPLRISVGGLPILASMANATDPRFRLKWRPIAAVALALLLLLLLFMHLSSGLHFRSHNVRSPHVETWPMESHYNNTYPLSTPEHTSQGTRYRIGVIADLDTNSKSDKKLTWYSYMRRGYLLVSASGDKVAVDWDEDRVVLESHLSEKGRGMELSELVVFNGKLYSVDDRTGVVYHIDGGKAVPWVILPDGDGSAAKGFKAEWLAVKDEHLYIGGLGKEWTTTEGEFVNNNPEWVKVVGYRGDIRHENWVPRYKALKVAADIKPPGYLIHESAAWSDTLQRWFFLPRRASMERYEETADERRGTNLAVSCSADFKDIIVSRVGPLIPTHGFSSFKFVPNTDDQIILALKSEEDAGKVATYIMAFTLDGRILLPETKIGDVKYEGLEFI, encoded by the exons ATGACAGTGGTTGAGCGCTCGGGCAGAAAGAGACGACGag gtcaCACCAGGCCTCCGTCTTTGATGCCTGCAACCCCAGGCAGCCCTCGACAGGAGCATGAGCCCATGAACCCCCTTCGTATTTCTGTCGGTGGCCTCCCCATCCTGGCCTCCATGGCTAATGCCACGGACCCCCGTTTCCGCCTGAAGTGGAGGCCCATCGCGGCCGTGGCACTCgccctgctcctgctcctgctgctcttcaTGCACTTGAGTTCAGGCCTTCACTTTCGCTCCCACAACGTGAGATCCCCTCACGTCGAGACCTGGCCGATGGAGTCGCACTACAACAACACCTACCCTCTCAGTACACCCGAGCACACGTCACAGGGCACCCGCTATCGCATCGGGGTCATTGCCGACCTGGACACCAACTCTAAAAGTGACAAGAAGCTGACGTGGTACAGCTACATGCGGCGCGGTTACCTGCTGGTGTCTGCGAGCGGTGACAAGGTGGCCGTTGACTGGGATGAAGACAGGGTGGTGCTGGAGAGCCACCTGTCGGAGAAAGGGCGTGGTATGGAGCTGTCGGAACTGGTGGTGTTCAACGGGAAGCTCTACAGCGTCGATGACAGAACGGGTGTAGTCTATCACATTGATGGTGGTAAAGCTGTGCCCTGGGTCATCTTACCTGATGGTGATGGCAGTGCTGCAAAAG GCTTCAAAGCGGAGTGGCTCGCAGTGAAAGACGAGCACCTGTACATTGGTGGTCTGGGGAAGGAGTGGACCACGACTGAAGGAGAGTTCGTCAACAACAACCCTGAGTGGGTAAAAGTCGTTGGCTACAGAGGAGATATAAGACACGAGAACTGGGTCCCCAGGTACAAAGCTCTGAAGGTGGCAGCAGACATAAAGCCCCCAG GTTATCTTATCCATGAGTCAGCAGCGTGGAGCGACACACTGCAGCGCTGGTTCTTCCTCCCTCGCCGCGCCAGCATGGAGCGCTATGAGGAGACGGCGGACGAGCGTCGCGGCACCAACCTCGCCGTGAGCTGCTCGGCggatttcaaagacatcattgtGAGTCGAGTGGGGCCTCTCATCCCCACTCATGGCTTCTCCTCCTTCAAGTTTGTTCCCAACACAGACGACCAGATCATCCTGGCCCTCAAGTCGGAGGAGGACGCCGGGAAGGTCGCGACATACATAATGGCCTTCACACTTGACGGACGCATCCTTTTACCTGAAACCAAGATTGGGGACGTGAAATATGAAGGCCTAGAGTTCATATAG
- the cant1a gene encoding soluble calcium-activated nucleotidase 1 isoform X2, producing the protein MPLWTESYSTSLGHTRPPSLMPATPGSPRQEHEPMNPLRISVGGLPILASMANATDPRFRLKWRPIAAVALALLLLLLLFMHLSSGLHFRSHNVRSPHVETWPMESHYNNTYPLSTPEHTSQGTRYRIGVIADLDTNSKSDKKLTWYSYMRRGYLLVSASGDKVAVDWDEDRVVLESHLSEKGRGMELSELVVFNGKLYSVDDRTGVVYHIDGGKAVPWVILPDGDGSAAKGFKAEWLAVKDEHLYIGGLGKEWTTTEGEFVNNNPEWVKVVGYRGDIRHENWVPRYKALKVAADIKPPGYLIHESAAWSDTLQRWFFLPRRASMERYEETADERRGTNLAVSCSADFKDIIVSRVGPLIPTHGFSSFKFVPNTDDQIILALKSEEDAGKVATYIMAFTLDGRILLPETKIGDVKYEGLEFI; encoded by the exons ATGCCCCTTTGGACTGAGTCATATTCCACCAGTCTAG gtcaCACCAGGCCTCCGTCTTTGATGCCTGCAACCCCAGGCAGCCCTCGACAGGAGCATGAGCCCATGAACCCCCTTCGTATTTCTGTCGGTGGCCTCCCCATCCTGGCCTCCATGGCTAATGCCACGGACCCCCGTTTCCGCCTGAAGTGGAGGCCCATCGCGGCCGTGGCACTCgccctgctcctgctcctgctgctcttcaTGCACTTGAGTTCAGGCCTTCACTTTCGCTCCCACAACGTGAGATCCCCTCACGTCGAGACCTGGCCGATGGAGTCGCACTACAACAACACCTACCCTCTCAGTACACCCGAGCACACGTCACAGGGCACCCGCTATCGCATCGGGGTCATTGCCGACCTGGACACCAACTCTAAAAGTGACAAGAAGCTGACGTGGTACAGCTACATGCGGCGCGGTTACCTGCTGGTGTCTGCGAGCGGTGACAAGGTGGCCGTTGACTGGGATGAAGACAGGGTGGTGCTGGAGAGCCACCTGTCGGAGAAAGGGCGTGGTATGGAGCTGTCGGAACTGGTGGTGTTCAACGGGAAGCTCTACAGCGTCGATGACAGAACGGGTGTAGTCTATCACATTGATGGTGGTAAAGCTGTGCCCTGGGTCATCTTACCTGATGGTGATGGCAGTGCTGCAAAAG GCTTCAAAGCGGAGTGGCTCGCAGTGAAAGACGAGCACCTGTACATTGGTGGTCTGGGGAAGGAGTGGACCACGACTGAAGGAGAGTTCGTCAACAACAACCCTGAGTGGGTAAAAGTCGTTGGCTACAGAGGAGATATAAGACACGAGAACTGGGTCCCCAGGTACAAAGCTCTGAAGGTGGCAGCAGACATAAAGCCCCCAG GTTATCTTATCCATGAGTCAGCAGCGTGGAGCGACACACTGCAGCGCTGGTTCTTCCTCCCTCGCCGCGCCAGCATGGAGCGCTATGAGGAGACGGCGGACGAGCGTCGCGGCACCAACCTCGCCGTGAGCTGCTCGGCggatttcaaagacatcattgtGAGTCGAGTGGGGCCTCTCATCCCCACTCATGGCTTCTCCTCCTTCAAGTTTGTTCCCAACACAGACGACCAGATCATCCTGGCCCTCAAGTCGGAGGAGGACGCCGGGAAGGTCGCGACATACATAATGGCCTTCACACTTGACGGACGCATCCTTTTACCTGAAACCAAGATTGGGGACGTGAAATATGAAGGCCTAGAGTTCATATAG
- the cant1a gene encoding soluble calcium-activated nucleotidase 1 isoform X3, producing MPATPGSPRQEHEPMNPLRISVGGLPILASMANATDPRFRLKWRPIAAVALALLLLLLLFMHLSSGLHFRSHNVRSPHVETWPMESHYNNTYPLSTPEHTSQGTRYRIGVIADLDTNSKSDKKLTWYSYMRRGYLLVSASGDKVAVDWDEDRVVLESHLSEKGRGMELSELVVFNGKLYSVDDRTGVVYHIDGGKAVPWVILPDGDGSAAKGFKAEWLAVKDEHLYIGGLGKEWTTTEGEFVNNNPEWVKVVGYRGDIRHENWVPRYKALKVAADIKPPGYLIHESAAWSDTLQRWFFLPRRASMERYEETADERRGTNLAVSCSADFKDIIVSRVGPLIPTHGFSSFKFVPNTDDQIILALKSEEDAGKVATYIMAFTLDGRILLPETKIGDVKYEGLEFI from the exons ATGCCTGCAACCCCAGGCAGCCCTCGACAGGAGCATGAGCCCATGAACCCCCTTCGTATTTCTGTCGGTGGCCTCCCCATCCTGGCCTCCATGGCTAATGCCACGGACCCCCGTTTCCGCCTGAAGTGGAGGCCCATCGCGGCCGTGGCACTCgccctgctcctgctcctgctgctcttcaTGCACTTGAGTTCAGGCCTTCACTTTCGCTCCCACAACGTGAGATCCCCTCACGTCGAGACCTGGCCGATGGAGTCGCACTACAACAACACCTACCCTCTCAGTACACCCGAGCACACGTCACAGGGCACCCGCTATCGCATCGGGGTCATTGCCGACCTGGACACCAACTCTAAAAGTGACAAGAAGCTGACGTGGTACAGCTACATGCGGCGCGGTTACCTGCTGGTGTCTGCGAGCGGTGACAAGGTGGCCGTTGACTGGGATGAAGACAGGGTGGTGCTGGAGAGCCACCTGTCGGAGAAAGGGCGTGGTATGGAGCTGTCGGAACTGGTGGTGTTCAACGGGAAGCTCTACAGCGTCGATGACAGAACGGGTGTAGTCTATCACATTGATGGTGGTAAAGCTGTGCCCTGGGTCATCTTACCTGATGGTGATGGCAGTGCTGCAAAAG GCTTCAAAGCGGAGTGGCTCGCAGTGAAAGACGAGCACCTGTACATTGGTGGTCTGGGGAAGGAGTGGACCACGACTGAAGGAGAGTTCGTCAACAACAACCCTGAGTGGGTAAAAGTCGTTGGCTACAGAGGAGATATAAGACACGAGAACTGGGTCCCCAGGTACAAAGCTCTGAAGGTGGCAGCAGACATAAAGCCCCCAG GTTATCTTATCCATGAGTCAGCAGCGTGGAGCGACACACTGCAGCGCTGGTTCTTCCTCCCTCGCCGCGCCAGCATGGAGCGCTATGAGGAGACGGCGGACGAGCGTCGCGGCACCAACCTCGCCGTGAGCTGCTCGGCggatttcaaagacatcattgtGAGTCGAGTGGGGCCTCTCATCCCCACTCATGGCTTCTCCTCCTTCAAGTTTGTTCCCAACACAGACGACCAGATCATCCTGGCCCTCAAGTCGGAGGAGGACGCCGGGAAGGTCGCGACATACATAATGGCCTTCACACTTGACGGACGCATCCTTTTACCTGAAACCAAGATTGGGGACGTGAAATATGAAGGCCTAGAGTTCATATAG